The following are encoded together in the Oncorhynchus nerka isolate Pitt River linkage group LG23, Oner_Uvic_2.0, whole genome shotgun sequence genome:
- the LOC115106238 gene encoding peroxisome proliferator-activated receptor alpha-like: MGDREAGGDLRQVGHKTLVRQIHKAYMKNFNMNKAKAQIILTSKICTPPFVIHDMETVLLAEQMVMAKLVGGGGGGVGPDGAGSGPEELQEREAEARLFHCSQCFSVETVTELTEFAKSIPGFQCLDLNDQMGDC, from the exons ATGGGGGACAGAGAGGCGGGAGGAGACCTCAGGCAGGTGGGCCACAAGACCCTGGTCAGACAGATCCATAAAGCCTACATGAAGAACTTCAACATGAACAAGGCTAAAGCACAAATCATACTGACCAGCAAGATCTGCACACCG CCTTTTGTCATCCACGACATGGAGACAGTCCTGCTGGCTGAGCAGATGGTGATGGCCAAGCtggtaggtggaggaggaggtggtgtcggCCCAGATGGAGCAGGGTCTGGGCCCGAGGAACTccaggagagggaggcagaggccAGGCTGTTTCACTGCTCCCAATGCTTCTCTGTGGAGACTGTGACAGAGCTCACAGAATTCGCCAAGTCCATACCAGGCTTCCAGTGCCTGGACCTGAATGACCAAATGG GTGACTGTTGA